CGACGGGAAAACGCTCCGGGCTAGGCCAGCCGCTCCCCCGACTCGGGATCGAAGAGGACAGCACGGGAGGCATCGGGACGAAGCCGGATCGCCGCCCCCGGCGCCGGGGCGCTTTCGGAGGGCGGAATCCGGATCACCATCCTCCCCCAGTCGCCGCCCGCGTGGAGGAGGGACTCCCCGCCCAGGTGCTCCACCCGCTCCACGCGCGCCGCCATGTCCCCGCCGGACAGCGCGACCCCTTCGGGGCGGAGGCCGAGCAGAGCGCGCCCGGCCCGCGGACGCGCGGCCGCTCCCAGGTCCAGGCGCCAGCCGCTCGCCTGAAACGAGGCGCCGCCCGCGCCGCGCACCACCTCGCCCTCGATGAGGTTGATCGGCGGCTCCCCCACGAAGCGCGCGACGAAGAGGTCGCGCGGGTCGCGATAGACCGACTGCGGCGCCCCGATCTGCCGGACCTGCCCCGCGCGCATGACGGCGACCTGGTCGCCCAGCGACAGCGCCTCCTTCTGGTCATGGGTGACGTAGATCGACGTGGTGCGCGTCAGCCGGTGGAGGCGCGCCAGCTCCTCGCGGAGCTCC
This region of Candidatus Binatia bacterium genomic DNA includes:
- a CDS encoding ABC transporter ATP-binding protein, giving the protein MASLTLAALTLTYPNGTRAVDGVDLALEDGAFLAILGPSGCGKSSLLRLIAGLEMPTSGSIRMDGSDVTRLEPKDRDVAMVFQGLALYPHMTVAENLGLGLRARKTPEAETDRRVKEAAETLGLTRYLQKRPRELSGGERQRVAVGRALVRRPRLYLFDEPLSSLDAQLRQELREELARLHRLTRTTSIYVTHDQKEALSLGDQVAVMRAGQVRQIGAPQSVYRDPRDLFVARFVGEPPINLIEGEVVRGAGGASFQASGWRLDLGAAARPRAGRALLGLRPEGVALSGGDMAARVERVEHLGGESLLHAGGDWGRMVIRIPPSESAPAPGAAIRLRPDASRAVLFDPESGERLA